Proteins co-encoded in one Papaver somniferum cultivar HN1 chromosome 5, ASM357369v1, whole genome shotgun sequence genomic window:
- the LOC113280026 gene encoding uncharacterized protein LOC113280026, translating to MGLAENWIKLINQCVSTVSYFVILNGSPTGFFQPERGLRQRDHLSPYLYIICSEALSSYIDNIQRKGTLKRFKNAPEMTHLLFSDDSLLFTSATIENFTAIKDYLQKDLGDKYIGTPTVFQDSNIQTHMGILQAVDARITIWLHKLLCQASRTTLVKHIGQAIPLFQMGAFLITKHLCRQMDAHLCKFWWAETLDPKDKKLHLLGWDTFALLNLKVVWDLERLK from the exons ATGGGTCTAGCTGAAAATTGGATTAAACTCATAAACCAATGTGTTTCCACAGtctcttattttgttattttaaatGGTAGTCCTACTGGCTTTTTCCAACCAGAAAGAGGATTAAGGCAAAGAGACCATCTATCCCCATATCTCTATATCATATGTTCTGAGGCTCTTTCCTCTTATATAGATAATATTCAAAGGAAAGGTACCCTCAAACGTTTTAAAAATGCCCCTGAGATGACTCATCTCCTGTTTTCTGATGATTCTCTCCTGTTTACTTCTGCTACCATAGAGAATTTCACTGCTATAAAAGACTACCTCCAAAA AGATTTAGGGGATAAATATATTGGAACTCCAACTGTGTTCCAGGATTCAAATATCcaaacccatatgggtattctccaagctgTGGATGCCAGAATTACTATCTGGTTACACAAGCTCCTTTGTCAGGCTTCCAGAACTACTCTGGTCAAACACATTGGTCAAGCCATTCCTCTCTTTCAGATGGGTGCTTTCTTAATCACAAAACATCTCTGTAGACAGATGGATGCTCACCTTTGTAAATTCTGGTGGGCAGAGACCCTAGACCCAAAAGATAAGAAGCTCCATCTTTTGGGTTGGGATACCTTTGCTCTCCTAAATCTGAAGGTGGTTTGGGATTTAGAAAGGCTGAAATAA